A window of the Bombina bombina isolate aBomBom1 chromosome 3, aBomBom1.pri, whole genome shotgun sequence genome harbors these coding sequences:
- the LIN28A gene encoding protein lin-28 homolog A, whose product MGSVSNQEITGVLSKPIGDTVDLPKSEESQVHQGSGVCKWFNVRMGFGFLTMTKREGVDLESPVDVFVHQSKLHMEGFRSLKEGEAVDFNFKKSSKGLESTRVTGPEGAPCIGSERRPKVKGQQKRRPKGDRCYNCGGLDHHAKECKLPPQPKKCHFCQSLSHMVAQCSARNNQSSNSPGKPASEEQDVSPIIQE is encoded by the exons ATGGGTTCTGTCTCCAATCAGGAGATCACAG GAGTGCTTTCCAAACCTATTGGAGATACAGTGGATCTCCCCAAATCTGAAGAATCTCAGGTCCATCAAGGATCTGGAGTATGCAAATGGTTCAATGTCAGGATGGGGTTTGGATTTCTCACCATGACTAAGAGAGAGGGAGTGGATCTGGAGTCCCCAGTGGATGTCTTTGTGCACCAG AGCAAATTGCACATGGAGGGATTCCGAAGCCTAAAAGAAGGGGAGGCTGTTGACTTCAACTTTAAAAAATCATCTAAAGGATTGGAGTCTACAAGAGTAACTGGGCCTGAGGGGGCTCCCTGCATAGGAAGTGAAAGAAGACCCAAAGTTAAGGGGCAACAAAAGAGGAGGCCAAAAGGAGACAG GTGCTATAACTGCGGTGGATTAGATCATCATGCCAAAGAGTGCAAGCTGCCCCCACAGCCCAAGAAATGTCATTTCTGCCAGAGTCTCAGCCATATGGTAGCCCAGTGCTCAGCAAGGAACAACCAGTCTTCCAATTCACCTGGGAAACCTGCCTCTGAAGAGCAGGATGTGAGCCCTATAATTCAAGAGTAG